The sequence ATCCTGAGAAATATGTCCATGTGGAGAAGGCACTGCCGCCTCTTCCTGGTGCCATGTTTCATTTGAATATGGCATTAAAGTGATTAACCACTGGAAAATTTCCCAATAAACAAGGGATAGAATCATTTCTCACCAGGAGGCAAGACACCAGACCAGGAGGTCGATATTTAtgtttcatcattttcatttattctgacGACCAAAGGCATAGAAAACAAGATTTCGACAGGGCTTTGTGTATTTAAGCCTGGATAGTAGGAAAAGTATTTCTACCCCTACTCCTGATCTAAGCCACTGGACCAATTTGCTAATCTTATTCGTTTAAAAGGAGCCCCAGATGTGGTGACAGGGGTTTCTTAGTACCTGGAATCTGTTATAAAAGTTGCCCCTGCAATTGTGGCTTCTTTTTGTATTTCGAAGGTTTTTTAGAAAAGGTAAATGGTTAAGTGTCACAATGGGGTTAGACCTATGTTTGCCTCATAGTAAGACTGCTCGCTGATATTTCAATAGTTTGTCCTCATTTTCAAACCACTTTATATATTATCTCAATTGATTCTCACCCAGAAATGTGTGAGGAAGCCAAGGACACATCCAACTGTTCACTTTATAGaccaagaaaactgaggctcctgGAATCATAGTGATTAGATTGTCACGGTCACACACATGGACAAACTGGTAATTTGAAAGGggtagggggaaaaaagggaaaacaaacaagttcaggagaaaaagaaaggaacagagaaatggTGCCACTTGGCAGATCGTatcataaactttaaaacaagcaaaaggcATTTCACATGTAGAACACagacatttgaaaacatttaaatacttGTCTTCCAACAGTCTCATACTGGTCTTGATTACTACATCTTTATGTAGTTATTGAGGCTGACATTGAAACATAAGATCATGGAGAATTTCTTACATGAGTTCCATTATTTCCcaggagacagaaaaatattataGCCTGTTCTGAGGACCCCACTCCTGTCCCATTTCACCTCCAGCACAATAGttacatgaaaatatatgtatattttgactGATTTTGGTAGTTTTCTAAGGTGTAGTTTTCATAAAATATCATTAGTGATTATTCTTGCTATGTCCTTAGGAAAATTAGCTTTTTCTCTCTTGGATTGAAGCTGAGAAGACTGCAACGAACTTAGAGCTTTTATAAGTTTACGTTTGGACTCCACTTGACAGTTGCCAGAGAAGTAAGTACATTATTTTAATGACTAATAGTTAATTTAGTAAGCTGTCATATTTCACACAACCTTTTCAAGAAAATTTAGTGATTCTTAGCTTGACAGTTccacaaaacaaaattatactaTTCCATTGTAAAAAAAACTTACATATAATGATAATCTATGAACAGAAAGACTTAGGTTCAATGTTCTGGAGAGTGACACTTTGAACTATTAATCAGTTTTTAACTTTAATCAGTAAAGGTATTAAAGAAACAGCTGAATTACAAAGGAGGTCATTCATGACACCATTGCGTAACATGATGGAAAAGTCACCCAAATCCCTTTGTTCCTCCTCAGGCACCACCCGTCCCAATCGTCCGACTTAACTTCACCCCCTCCCTAACATCCATACACTGGAAATGCCCCCCCAACAGAGTCACCCAACCCTGAATTGAATAAGCGAGGTACCATAAGGTAAGTTATGCTTTTGGCAAGCAGGAAATTGGACAATTCTTTTAGTTCTTCTGAGGTAGTAGAGTCTCTCCTTCTAATATTCTAATGGTTAAGAAAAGTCTAGGGAGCTGAATTAAGAGGCAAGTGGAATGTTGGTCACTGTACGTCAACACTGCTCTGAAACTGGTGGTTATTATGGTTATATAATTACCGCACACTCCACAGCTTCTTCAGTGGGACCCTGTTAGGTGGACAACTTAAGATATTAAGGTTGCTGTGTGATTGGGGTAAGCCACAGCTCCTTGAGGGCACTGTATAACTCATCACAACTTGGATGCAATTCCTACATGTTTCTAAaaaaagtgcctggcatatagcaggaaCTCAATAGATATCAGATTACTGACTGTTGAAAATCTCCCATTTAGCTCAGTGAGATTACAAgcaaaaacatacataaaaacacCCAACCAACCACAGACTAATTGTCACTAAAGGCCAGGTCACTTTCCCTTGTGTGTGGAACTGTAGACACCTTTCAGACTATGAGAAGGTTAAACGCAAATGGTACTGGCCATGGTATAGCATGCAATTCCATATTAACCTTATTTCCATCATGACTTTATCCTAATGTGGTTGTGGCTGTTTTAGCCATAAATAACTTTTCTGAAGATAAAGTGATCCACTCTCTCTGCTGTTCTTCAAGCTTTTCCGCCAAGCATTGAATCAAGACAGGGTCCACCTTAGAATCAAATTTATTAGCAAACCAATGTCCGTCTTTCATAAGCCACCTTAGTTCTGCTGTTCCATAGATACACACACTTCGGAGGTGAGAGCCAGTACAACTGGGATAGAAAAGGCCTTCTAGATAGTTCCATTTGACCAGGCGGGTCTTACTCTGTAGGTCAGACACATCCTGGGCTGTCCTAGGAATCTCCCCGGGGATTCCTGGTACCCGAATTAAGGTAGCCCAAAAGTGCTCATCGGGCGAGTATGTATCTTTAGACCAGGCAAAAAAGTCTTTAACGAGGGAGCTGTTGAGAACATATTTAACAAATGCTCGACTTACAACAAAATAAGCACTGCCAACAAATATCTCGATGTCATGAGGGGGGGCTTCCTTGGAGACGTTTGTCCTCACTGGTAGTTTCACATATTCATAAGGCACCTGTCTGAGTTCATGGTGATAAGTGAATCTTTCCATCTTAGTGTTAGGGGGTTTCACTGTCTCTAACATATTTGATCCATTGAGTTTCTTCAACTCTGACACTAATTCGAAGTTTGATTTCAAAGGAAAATCCTGCCCACACAGGTTGATAACATATTTCCACTGAACTGAAGACTTCAGAAGGTCTGACAAGCAATTTAAATCAGCCTGGAGTCTGGAAATGTGCGCATATTGCACAACCTCTAATTTGGAAGCAATGAAAATATTAGAGAAGCACTTAGCTAAATTGTTCATGGCAACTTTGAAGGTATCAGATGATTTACGGTCATAATGGATGCAGTAAATATTGTGCTGGTTGTATATAGCATGGATTAGCCTTTCAACCATAATTGCATCTTTGTGAACCACCAAAGAATAGGCTATTGGGAAGCTTTTCTCCTCCCTTGAAACAAGCTTTTCGTGGTAGCTCCGTAGGGCCTGATAAATGTCACAATCACTGGTCATTGCCacaacatcatcatcatccaaGTCGATGATGGTTCTTCTTCTTATTTCCAGACTCTTGCCGATTTCCAAAGGCTCCTGTTCATAGACACCTGAACAGTTAATCTCATACCCGATTTCATTCTTAACATGGGTGTATCTGTTCTTTACAAAAGGCGAGGTACTTAGCGAGTACTCAACCAAGTAAATGCCTCTTTCAGGGAAGAGGAGGCGTTTCACGTTTAGAAGCTTCAACAAGGAGAACAGCCATAGGGTTAGAAACAGGATGAAAACTTTCTGCTTTAGGTGGTATTTAAAACAACATTTGAATGTCTTCATTCTGTAAGAGAACAAAGGAATACTTCCATTGaaataggaagagaaaattaGTTCAGTTCAACCAACATCCACTGGGTGCCTACCACACACCAGGCAGAATGCTGGGCCCAAAGATGATTAAAACAAGATTCTTGTCCTTAAAAGAATCCAGaaacaaggaaatggaaatagGTACAATGGTTGTATTTTGTCGTAGTCTGTGTTAACTATACCTAATTTTGAGAGATGTTGGTTACCAAATAGAATGAACAATAATGTTAACTCCTAAAATATAGGTACTAAGTGTCTTAATTGACTGTATTTGTGCTTAGCATATTTGGGGAGGGATTGCTCTGGTTTGGGCAGAGGCCTAGAGAATTGGATGTTGTCAAGAGgtcattagaaatgcaaatgacccACCTGAGGCTAACAGGAATATCCATCTTGATTCTACCTTCAGATCCTGATGAGATCTAGATCTGATGTCAAATGGGGAAAGCCCAGTAAATCACTGCTATAAACTGAATGTTTGCATCCCCCGCCCCAAAGTTTAAGTTGAAACTTAATTGCCAATGTGATTGTATTcggaggtggggcttttggggaaatttttaggtcatgagggtgaagtcCGCATAAATAGGATTGGTGCCCTTACAAAAGAGACCCCAGgaagctcccttgccccttccgcCATGTGAGGACACGGTGCGAAGCTTGTTGTCTATGAACTGGGAAGCAAGCTTTCGTCAGGCACAGCAACTGCTggagccttgatcttggacttcccagccacTAGAAcggtgagaaatacatttctgttgtcgataagcctcccagtctgtggtatcttATCATAGCTGCCTGCGCGGACTAAGACACCCACCTTCAGAAATAAGAGCAGTGGGCAGACCCCCAAAGGAGCTATAGTAAGTATTAGACactaaaattttatatagattatacaaatttggtaaacttgcacatttcacttatttattttgttaggCCCCATTTCCTCACAGGGATTAGAAATTTAGCCCTTAAGATGAAAAGAACCTGACGCATTGAGAGAAGGTGGGGGCCAGGGGTCAGTTTGGCAGAATCTGTCAGTTTTACGAACCCATCCAGAAGAGCTCATGTGTGCGCAAAGAAGGTGTGTAATGAGAAGCTTCCCTGAAGTTAAGGCTAAAGACTGAAAAGCACTAAAATGCCCTACGGGGCATTGATTAATTGCACCCACACCGGGTGAAAAAGCCTGAGAAGAATCTGCACATATCCCTGTGGAACAGTCCCCACTGTAGACTGTGAAACGGAAATAACAAACAGTGTAGAGCGAGCTCACATATGTGTTCAAAAAGACTATATACACCCAGAAGCCTAGACACAAAGAGCACACGTTGccaaactttttctttctctgtcacaactactcaccTCTGCTGCTGTAGtgggaaagcagccatagactgTGTGCAAATGACTGGGTGTGGCTgggctccaataaaactttatttacaaaaacagacagcTGGCTGGATCTGGCCCACAGGCCAATACTTCCAGAAGGACTAAGGATctggagcctgggaaggagggggaTTTACTTATCACTGAATAGCCTTTTGGACTATTAGAATGTTGAAAATGATTATATTACTTTAACAGATAAAAATGGGCTACCCAACAGAAGGGCATTACATGTGCTTATTTGGGGAGCAGCAGGAAATGGGGAAATCCAGGGAGTATTACCCAGAGGCTCGAGGACAGGAGGGCTGACCAAGCTCCTAGACCTGCTTCCAGGAGGTTCAGTTACTGAGAACTGGGGAGGTCTGAGGAGCCCACATACAATTTCCCTACACATCTCAATAAATCTTAAACGAGGACATAATCATTGTACCCAATTTCCTTAGAAGAGGTAGCAAGGCATTTGAACCTGATTtacttttgtagttttcttttatacaGATTGATTGAAAAAGCTCTCCTAGGAATGCCATACTCTCATTCACCCTCACTTGAATTACCCTCCTTTAAAGACCCATACCTTATTTATCAACGCTGAACTGTTCCGTAGAATCTGGGTCCTCCCCACCACACCTCAGTCTCTCCTCTGTGGGTTTCTCCGGGGTCCTATTCTTAGCTTACTGCTCTTCTCACAAACACTCTTCCTTGCTTTCGGGATTTCCATGTATACCTTCCATGTATATACATTGCCAACACCTTTATCTTCAGGACCTACGTCTTGCCCAAGCTTCTGACGTGAACATCCAATTGCTTGATAGACATCTCCACTAGATAGCCCACGGGCACTCAACATCAATGAGTCCACAGCCAAACAGGACACCTTCACCTCTCCTGTGTTTTCTGTCTCAGTTTATCCACTCAATGACCCAAGTTCGAAACTCGAAAGCCACCCGACTCTTCCATTTCCTGTACACCCACAGGATCATCTCACAAATATGCCTCAAATTcatcccttcttctccttctccattACCAGGTCCAGACAACATCTTTGCTGACCAGCATCACACTTACATAAAAGGGCAAAGGTTTCAGTGCCTGCGGATAACCTGATGACATCTCCCCAGACTGGGCCCCTTTCAGGATATGATAAAAGCTCATTCTCAGCAAAAGGCTTGCACCTCCACCCCTTGTTCCTTCTAACTTGGGGAAAGGAATGCTTTCAGTCAAAGGCAATTCTGGCATGGTGAGTAGGTGAAGGGGCTTCACTTGGACTTAGGACAGGGCAGAATAGGGAGGGCTGCTTGTTTGCCCTGATGTTAAAGGCTGTCCTGGAGACAGACGAGCTCTTCCGCTTAAAGATATCTGGCGTGggaagaaagtcagaaagcaaGGCCTCTGGGCTGTCCCAATTCCCTCCTCTTTCTACCTTTAGAATTAATTCTTGTCCCTGGCTGGCGAAGCTCAGACACAGGGCCCAGAGCTAGCTCTCCCAGGACTCCTCACAGCGTGCCTGCCGCCTCTCCTTCCCCGGTGCCCTGCGACCCTCCCTCTCTGGGCAGGCAGCCATGGCCTCCTGGCTCAACTCAGACTGTCGACGCACTAGTTGGAGTCGGGAAGTGTGTGCTCCAAGCCTTCTCAGGAGGGGCAGGGAAGCGCGGGTGCAGGAGGTTAGAGATCACAGTTCTCAACCTTAGCTTTTCTCAGGACACAACCTCTGCATGATACCCACAGCCCCTCCCAGCACAGACGATGTTGACATACATACAATGTTGTAGAATGAATGCCTGCATGCTTCTATGTAATGTTCTTTGTTAATTtaataatatcattattattaatgcaGAGTCACTCAATAAAGAGTTGTTGgaactcccctggtggtccagtggttaagacttcgccttccaatacagggggtgcgggttcaatccctaggatccctggtcgggaagctaagaCCCCACATTCCTCACGGCCAAAAAGCCacagcataaaacagaagcaatattgtaacacattcaataaagacttttaaaaaggtCCACAtcgaaaaaatcttaaaaaaaaaaaaaaagttgttactTGGGGTATTCTTCTACCAGCGGCCaggggtggagggatggggaTGATTTCCAGAGGCGTGACCCAGGTCTGACTGGAGCTGGCTGGGCTAAGACTGGCAATTACGCGGCCACGTCTTTTCTAAAGCCGAAACCAGGGCAGCGAGGTCACCTTCTACAAACACCCCACCCACTCTTTCCCCCTTAAAAGCTCATGGGCAGAGAGCAGGCAGGCGTTTTGCTGCCACGAGGTAGTCTTACATTACGAATGATGCCCCACCCCTGGCAGAAGGGGtatttccctcccacccacccaagcAGACGAGGAAGCTGACCTGCTTAGGGAGTTATCCCCACATGGGCGCGAGTGCCTAGTGACGATGCAGAATCGAGAAGGAAATGGCAGCAATGGTTGATCGCTACATCAAATGAGGTCTATTTGGATAATTCAATAAAACCCCAACAGGGATGCGGAATGCAGCATTTTCCCCAAACCATCttcttttcctctaccctcccAGGCATTGTTTACAGTCTTAAAGGAAACAGCAGGCGCACCAAGGTACACCCCAGCTGAGTGGCTATAATTGCGTTCAGGGCTAAATGGCCCCAGCCATTAACAGCTTTTCAACGAACTCTCGTTCGTCAGCAATTCGCCAGCAATTGAAAACCCACGGCTGTCACTGAGGTACGTGACTCCTAACCCAGGGCAAGAGGGCGAATGGTAAATCACCAACGAACTGGAGGAAGGGTTGTGGTTtagccttcctggaggaaggcACGTGGTTTAGCTTAGGCACCAAGACTGCGGGGCCCACCGTGCATGTTGCAGATGAGGTggcctctgccccccccccccgcccccgcgcccgTCCTGCTCCCTCCCTGCACACCTGCACGTCTTCCCAGGCGCTCACACaggtgtgtatgggtgtgtggggggtggggcaccgggaggagaagagaaagtagTGTAAGGGCTTCAGGATGCCCCAGATTCGGACATGGATCCCTGGAGAAGCAGTGGCTTTAAGACCGATCAAACTAAGACTGGTTTTCTGGTCTCAACTTGGGGATTAGAAGTGCCCCCGCTGGGACTGTGAGGGCTCTGGAGCCTGGGTGAAAGGAGTTGCCCG comes from Tursiops truncatus isolate mTurTru1 chromosome 3, mTurTru1.mat.Y, whole genome shotgun sequence and encodes:
- the GCNT4 gene encoding beta-1,3-galactosyl-O-glycosyl-glycoprotein beta-1,6-N-acetylglucosaminyltransferase 4; this encodes MKTFKCCFKYHLKQKVFILFLTLWLFSLLKLLNVKRLLFPERGIYLVEYSLSTSPFVKNRYTHVKNEIGYEINCSGVYEQEPLEIGKSLEIRRRTIIDLDDDDVVAMTSDCDIYQALRSYHEKLVSREEKSFPIAYSLVVHKDAIMVERLIHAIYNQHNIYCIHYDRKSSDTFKVAMNNLAKCFSNIFIASKLEVVQYAHISRLQADLNCLSDLLKSSVQWKYVINLCGQDFPLKSNFELVSELKKLNGSNMLETVKPPNTKMERFTYHHELRQVPYEYVKLPVRTNVSKEAPPHDIEIFVGSAYFVVSRAFVKYVLNSSLVKDFFAWSKDTYSPDEHFWATLIRVPGIPGEIPRTAQDVSDLQSKTRLVKWNYLEGLFYPSCTGSHLRSVCIYGTAELRWLMKDGHWFANKFDSKVDPVLIQCLAEKLEEQQREWITLSSEKLFMAKTATTTLG